In one Methylobacterium sp. SyP6R genomic region, the following are encoded:
- a CDS encoding carboxymuconolactone decarboxylase family protein codes for MYDSANLQKLPALKTLAPEAMGAFEALDKAALADGAIPRKYKELMALAVALTTQCPYCLEVHREAAKKAGATEQELAETVFVAVALRAGAALTHGTHLLP; via the coding sequence ATGTACGATTCCGCCAACCTCCAGAAGCTGCCCGCCCTGAAGACCCTCGCCCCGGAGGCGATGGGGGCGTTCGAGGCCCTCGACAAGGCCGCGCTCGCGGACGGCGCGATCCCGCGCAAGTACAAGGAGCTGATGGCGCTCGCCGTCGCCCTCACCACCCAATGCCCCTACTGCCTCGAAGTGCACCGCGAGGCGGCGAAGAAGGCCGGCGCGACCGAGCAGGAACTGGCCGAGACCGTCTTCGTGGCGGTGGCCCTGCGGGCCGGCGCGGCGCTCACCCACGGCACGCATCTCCTGCCCTGA
- a CDS encoding RNA polymerase subunit sigma-70, which produces MATLKEFEEALRENGMQMALAILERLRERDRATRVVKPGRRIVGKKMTPELAREILELHGSTEMTQQEIAFKLGVNQGRVNEVIKRGKWLSGDQTAPEAVARDKGKARIQGAEPKRPRKAAAKAGAKAGARSAKAGTAKDKPGKSPKAPATAQLAFGDL; this is translated from the coding sequence ATGGCGACGCTGAAGGAATTCGAGGAAGCCCTGCGCGAGAACGGCATGCAGATGGCGCTGGCGATTCTCGAGCGCCTGCGCGAGCGCGACCGCGCCACCCGGGTGGTCAAGCCCGGCCGCCGCATCGTCGGCAAGAAGATGACTCCGGAACTCGCTCGCGAGATCCTCGAGCTGCACGGCTCGACGGAGATGACCCAGCAGGAGATCGCCTTCAAGCTCGGCGTCAACCAGGGCCGGGTGAACGAGGTGATCAAGCGCGGCAAGTGGCTCTCGGGCGACCAGACCGCGCCCGAGGCCGTGGCCCGCGACAAGGGCAAGGCGCGCATCCAGGGCGCCGAGCCGAAGCGGCCGCGCAAGGCCGCCGCCAAAGCGGGGGCCAAGGCCGGGGCCAGGAGCGCCAAGGCCGGCACGGCCAAGGACAAGCCCGGCAAGTCGCCGAAGGCCCCGGCGACGGCGCAGCTCGCCTTCGGGGATCTCTGA
- a CDS encoding antibiotic biosynthesis monooxygenase family protein: protein MVLEIAQIEVKPGHESAFEAGVGRAAELFRRAKGCRGMELQRSVEIPTRYRLMVRWETLENHTVDFRESADFPAWRALVSEHFAAPPQVEHTVLAVQGS, encoded by the coding sequence ATGGTTCTGGAAATCGCGCAGATCGAGGTGAAACCCGGGCACGAGAGCGCCTTCGAGGCCGGCGTCGGCCGGGCGGCGGAGCTGTTTCGCCGTGCCAAGGGCTGCCGTGGCATGGAGCTGCAACGCTCGGTCGAGATCCCGACCCGCTACCGCCTGATGGTGCGGTGGGAGACCCTGGAGAACCACACGGTCGACTTTCGCGAATCGGCGGATTTCCCGGCCTGGCGCGCCCTGGTCTCGGAGCATTTCGCCGCTCCGCCGCAGGTCGAGCACACGGTGCTGGCGGTCCAGGGCTCCTGA